Proteins from a genomic interval of Acidobacteriota bacterium:
- the recA gene encoding recombinase RecA has protein sequence MARVSGGRSSRPIPDPTQVDKGKAIEMAVGQIERQFGKGAVMRLGSDRKLDVPAISTGSLSIDWALGIGGFPRGRVIEVYGPESSGKTTLALSVIAQAQKKGGMAAFIDAEHALDPIYAGKLGVDVDNLLVSQPDSGEQALEIAEVLVRSGALDVLVVDSVAALVPRAELEGEMGDSHVGLQARLMSQALRKLTGIVSKSRTSMVFINQLREKVGVMFGSPETTSGGRALKFYASQRIDIRRIGALKDGDVVVGNRTKIRVVKNKLAAPFRQVEFDILYNQGISREGDLIDLGLAHDLVQKSGSWLSAGDIRLGQGRENARQFLRENTDVALELETKLRERLDLVPPAPASAEPAQEAKADVVPPPETPRRRPGARA, from the coding sequence ATGGCAAGAGTTTCCGGCGGCCGCTCGAGTCGTCCCATCCCCGACCCCACCCAGGTGGACAAAGGCAAGGCCATCGAAATGGCCGTCGGCCAGATCGAACGCCAGTTCGGCAAGGGCGCGGTGATGCGCCTCGGCTCGGACCGCAAGCTCGACGTGCCGGCGATCTCCACCGGTTCGCTCTCCATCGACTGGGCCCTGGGCATCGGGGGCTTTCCCCGGGGCCGGGTGATCGAGGTCTACGGCCCCGAGTCCTCCGGAAAGACCACCCTTGCCCTGTCGGTGATCGCCCAGGCCCAGAAAAAGGGCGGCATGGCGGCCTTCATCGACGCCGAGCACGCCCTCGACCCGATCTACGCGGGCAAGCTGGGCGTCGACGTGGACAACCTGCTGGTCTCCCAGCCCGATAGCGGCGAACAGGCCCTCGAGATCGCCGAAGTCCTGGTACGCTCGGGCGCCCTCGACGTGCTGGTGGTCGATTCGGTGGCGGCCCTCGTGCCCCGGGCCGAGCTGGAAGGCGAGATGGGCGACAGCCACGTGGGCCTCCAGGCCCGGCTGATGAGCCAGGCCCTGCGCAAGCTGACCGGCATCGTCTCGAAATCCCGCACCTCGATGGTCTTCATCAACCAGCTCCGCGAGAAGGTGGGCGTGATGTTCGGCAGCCCCGAGACCACCTCGGGTGGCCGGGCCCTGAAGTTCTACGCCAGCCAACGGATCGACATCCGCCGCATCGGCGCGCTGAAGGACGGCGACGTGGTGGTGGGCAACCGCACCAAGATCCGGGTGGTCAAGAACAAGCTGGCCGCCCCCTTCCGCCAGGTCGAGTTCGACATCCTCTACAACCAGGGAATCTCCCGCGAAGGCGACCTGATCGACCTGGGCCTGGCCCACGACCTGGTCCAGAAATCCGGCTCCTGGCTCAGCGCGGGGGATATCCGTCTCGGCCAGGGCCGTGAGAACGCGCGCCAGTTCCTCCGGGAGAACACCGACGTCGCCCTCGAGCTGGAAACCAAGCTGCGCGAGCGACTGGACCTGGTGCCCCCGGCCCCGGCCTCCGCCGAGCCGGCGCAGGAGGCCAAAGCGGACGTGGTCCCGCCGCCTGAAACCCCTCGCCGGCGCCCCGGCGCCCGGGCCTGA
- a CDS encoding MBL fold metallo-hydrolase yields the protein MRVETIPVGPLQVNCYLITDPDSGKTLVVDPGEDARRVAREIREARLEVCGLLATHGHFDHVGGVARLKALLDDVPFFAHREDLFLIDSCRQAAARWNLEVDDCPAPDHFLEDGEILEVGALRLEVRHTPGHSPGGVTLVGDGRIFPGDTLFRRSVGRTDFRGGDAEKLATSIRERLYTLADETRVHPGHGPVTTIGEEKRENPFVRG from the coding sequence GTGAGAGTCGAGACGATTCCCGTCGGTCCCCTGCAAGTCAACTGCTACCTGATCACCGACCCCGACTCCGGGAAGACCCTGGTCGTCGATCCCGGGGAAGACGCCCGGCGTGTCGCCCGGGAAATCCGGGAAGCCCGGCTCGAGGTCTGCGGCCTGCTGGCGACCCACGGCCACTTCGACCATGTCGGCGGTGTGGCCCGGCTCAAGGCGCTGCTCGACGATGTCCCCTTCTTCGCCCACCGGGAAGACCTTTTCCTGATCGACTCCTGCCGCCAGGCCGCCGCCCGCTGGAACCTCGAGGTGGACGACTGCCCGGCTCCCGACCACTTTCTCGAAGACGGCGAGATCCTCGAGGTGGGCGCCTTGCGACTCGAGGTCCGACACACCCCCGGCCACTCCCCCGGCGGCGTGACCCTGGTGGGTGATGGCCGCATCTTTCCCGGCGACACCCTCTTTCGCCGCTCGGTGGGCCGTACCGATTTTCGCGGCGGTGACGCCGAGAAGCTCGCCACCTCCATCCGCGAGCGGCTCTACACCCTCGCCGACGAAACCCGGGTTCACCCGGGCCACGGACCGGTCACCACCATCGGCGAGGAAAAGCGCGAAAACCCCTTCGTTCGGGGCTGA
- a CDS encoding YifB family Mg chelatase-like AAA ATPase, with protein sequence MRHRPVVARAYGAALFGIDGIQVEVQAARSVGTSRSTIIGQAESEVREARDRLRLALQSHGLWKGDGEQAVLINLAPARVRKTGTGLDLPICLAVMALHAPPLREAVEGLLAYAEVGLDGSLRPAPGTLSAALTARQHGFARLLVAPAAAREAAQVDGLEVLAARTLGDAAGYLRGDGEALAPWPEPVRASTDAGLDLAEVRGQHAARRALEVAAAGGHNLLLIGPPGSGKTLLARRLATILPPMTRGEALEVTRIHSAAGVIPAGGGLVEQRPFRAPHHSVSPAGLIGGGSPPRPGEVSLATHGVLFLDELPEFPRHVLENLRQPLEDGEVTLVRVAGRARFPARFILAAAMNPCPCGWYGCSLRECRCSSGAVGRYRGRISGPLLDRIDMHVPVRAVSAAELSRTRPGEPSEEVRRRVVAARAVQVRRNGRWAVTSNAHLRPRDLPQACALIPAARKALDSAMERLQLSARAHDRLLKLARTLADLAGREAIAVADIAEAVSYRCLDRLDY encoded by the coding sequence ATGCGGCATCGGCCGGTGGTGGCTCGGGCTTACGGCGCCGCGCTCTTCGGCATCGACGGCATCCAGGTGGAGGTCCAGGCGGCCCGCTCGGTGGGCACATCGCGGTCGACGATCATCGGCCAGGCGGAATCGGAGGTCCGGGAGGCCCGGGATCGCCTGCGCCTGGCCCTCCAGTCTCACGGACTGTGGAAGGGCGACGGCGAGCAGGCCGTCCTGATCAACCTGGCTCCCGCCCGGGTGCGCAAGACCGGCACCGGGCTCGATCTGCCGATCTGCCTGGCGGTGATGGCCCTCCATGCGCCCCCCCTCAGGGAAGCCGTGGAAGGCCTTCTGGCCTATGCCGAAGTGGGTCTCGATGGCAGCCTGCGTCCGGCCCCCGGCACGCTCTCCGCCGCCCTCACCGCCCGGCAGCATGGCTTCGCGCGCCTCCTGGTGGCCCCCGCCGCGGCTCGGGAGGCCGCCCAGGTGGACGGCCTCGAGGTGCTGGCGGCTCGCACCCTGGGTGACGCCGCAGGCTATTTGCGGGGCGACGGCGAGGCGCTGGCGCCCTGGCCGGAACCGGTCCGGGCCTCGACTGACGCGGGCCTCGACCTGGCGGAGGTGCGGGGTCAGCACGCCGCCCGCCGGGCCCTCGAGGTGGCTGCCGCCGGCGGGCACAACCTGCTGCTGATCGGCCCGCCCGGCTCGGGCAAGACCCTGCTCGCCCGGCGCCTGGCCACGATCCTGCCCCCGATGACCCGGGGGGAGGCTCTCGAGGTCACCCGCATCCACTCCGCGGCGGGGGTGATTCCCGCGGGAGGGGGGCTGGTCGAACAGCGGCCCTTCCGGGCCCCCCACCACAGCGTCTCGCCGGCCGGACTGATCGGAGGGGGCAGTCCGCCCCGCCCCGGCGAGGTCTCCCTGGCGACCCACGGTGTGCTCTTCCTCGACGAGCTACCGGAGTTTCCGCGGCATGTGCTCGAAAACCTGCGCCAACCCCTGGAAGACGGCGAGGTGACCCTCGTGCGGGTGGCCGGTCGGGCACGATTCCCCGCTCGCTTCATTCTCGCCGCGGCGATGAATCCCTGTCCCTGTGGCTGGTATGGCTGCTCGCTCAGGGAATGTCGCTGTTCGAGCGGGGCCGTGGGGCGTTACCGCGGGCGCATCTCCGGGCCCCTGCTGGACCGAATCGACATGCATGTCCCCGTGCGGGCGGTCAGTGCGGCGGAGTTGTCGCGCACCCGGCCGGGAGAGCCCTCGGAGGAGGTGCGCCGCCGGGTGGTCGCGGCCCGGGCGGTGCAGGTGCGGCGCAACGGCCGCTGGGCAGTGACATCGAACGCCCACCTGCGGCCACGGGACTTGCCCCAGGCTTGCGCGTTGATTCCCGCCGCCCGCAAGGCGTTGGACTCAGCGATGGAGCGCCTGCAGCTCTCGGCCCGGGCCCACGACCGCCTGCTCAAGCTGGCGCGCACCCTGGCCGACCTGGCGGGGCGGGAGGCGATCGCCGTGGCGGACATCGCCGAGGCGGTGTCCTACCGCTGTCTCGATCGCCTGGACTACTGA
- a CDS encoding DUF4003 family protein yields MDAIDHYFAVFDGLLRGKRWSTDTNMLRLAALTAMSCEGGGAVARIRAVAARLGRKPSPLRSMNAGLRLAIGAMLVRRDVEVEAAIAGIERGLELFRRHRLKRHGSHPRLAALILVLEQGGDGVSEQAVERMAAIMARWKKDHFFLTGIDDYLMAALHASRTGTPLALGRRVEAIYQALHREGMRRGNQLQLASHLLALSSRGAEVTARSFGTWARALRERGQRVGSGQYDEVALLALSGARVDAGATRVVTLRDALRARKPRPGAALAFSIATGLLISERIARSDGGAGAPAAANLRAIQSLVEAQQAAAIAAISAVTAATATAG; encoded by the coding sequence ATGGACGCCATCGACCACTACTTCGCCGTTTTCGACGGGCTGCTGCGGGGCAAACGCTGGAGCACGGATACCAACATGCTGCGCCTGGCGGCCTTGACCGCCATGTCCTGCGAGGGCGGCGGGGCCGTAGCGCGCATTCGCGCGGTGGCCGCCCGCTTGGGCAGGAAACCCAGCCCGCTGCGTTCGATGAACGCGGGGCTGAGGCTGGCGATCGGGGCGATGCTGGTGCGCCGAGACGTCGAAGTGGAAGCCGCGATCGCGGGCATCGAAAGGGGCCTCGAGCTGTTTCGCCGACACCGCCTGAAACGTCATGGAAGCCATCCGCGGCTGGCGGCCCTCATACTCGTCCTCGAGCAGGGCGGCGACGGCGTGAGCGAGCAGGCCGTCGAGCGCATGGCGGCGATCATGGCCCGGTGGAAGAAAGATCACTTCTTTCTCACGGGCATCGACGACTACCTCATGGCCGCGCTCCATGCCTCGCGGACCGGCACTCCCCTGGCCCTGGGCCGTCGGGTGGAGGCGATCTACCAGGCACTGCACCGGGAAGGCATGCGCCGGGGAAATCAGCTTCAGCTCGCCTCCCACCTGCTCGCTCTCTCCTCCCGGGGCGCCGAAGTGACCGCGCGCAGCTTTGGAACCTGGGCCCGGGCCCTGCGGGAGCGAGGCCAGCGAGTCGGGTCCGGCCAGTACGACGAGGTGGCGCTGCTGGCCCTGAGCGGAGCCCGCGTCGACGCCGGAGCGACACGAGTCGTCACCCTGCGCGACGCGCTGCGCGCCCGCAAGCCGCGGCCGGGCGCGGCGCTCGCCTTTTCCATCGCCACGGGACTGCTGATCTCCGAACGCATCGCCCGCAGCGATGGCGGCGCCGGTGCACCGGCCGCCGCCAACCTGCGAGCCATTCAGTCCCTGGTCGAGGCCCAGCAGGCGGCGGCGATAGCCGCCATCTCCGCGGTCACCGCGGCAACGGCGACCGCCGGATAG
- a CDS encoding thioredoxin family protein, with protein MKRRAGVVACVLALVLPLAAGSDSAETPPLEFLLTAHFQLRAHGQPDPDAKIYVATGQAAVLVLSETLQRPVLLTAREKTAQALEPEAVTPDPEDPDRLLVDPNRTLGRPLVAKVSSGRLSFVVAGKRVVVEPAEPWLGDATAAEILDRLPEQRRAARLYTPRLGQMRLLARHERPLELLVFLGSWCPHCERLIPRLIRVLEDLGDKAPAARFHLVPRSIIDDLLARQYGVKQIPLVIVFEGEKEIARLSGEELKRPEAALARVLFAD; from the coding sequence ATGAAACGGCGGGCCGGCGTCGTCGCCTGCGTGCTCGCCCTGGTCCTGCCCCTGGCCGCCGGGAGCGACAGCGCCGAGACTCCGCCCCTCGAGTTCCTGCTGACGGCGCACTTCCAGCTCCGGGCCCATGGCCAGCCGGACCCCGACGCGAAAATCTACGTGGCCACGGGGCAGGCCGCCGTGCTGGTGCTCAGCGAGACCCTGCAGCGGCCGGTCCTGCTCACGGCCCGGGAGAAGACCGCCCAGGCCCTCGAGCCCGAGGCCGTGACACCCGATCCGGAAGACCCCGACCGCCTGCTGGTCGATCCGAACCGCACCCTCGGCCGGCCCCTGGTGGCCAAGGTCTCGAGTGGACGCCTGAGCTTCGTGGTCGCCGGCAAGCGGGTCGTCGTCGAGCCTGCCGAGCCCTGGCTGGGGGACGCCACCGCGGCGGAGATCCTCGACCGGCTGCCGGAGCAGCGTCGTGCGGCCAGGCTCTACACGCCGCGCCTCGGGCAGATGCGCCTGCTGGCGCGCCACGAGCGTCCACTGGAACTGCTCGTCTTTCTCGGCTCCTGGTGCCCTCACTGCGAGCGACTGATTCCACGGCTGATTCGGGTGCTCGAAGACCTGGGCGACAAGGCCCCGGCGGCTCGCTTTCATCTCGTGCCCCGCTCGATCATCGACGACCTGCTCGCGCGTCAGTACGGCGTGAAGCAGATTCCCCTGGTGATCGTCTTCGAAGGCGAGAAGGAGATCGCTCGGCTCTCGGGAGAGGAACTCAAGCGGCCGGAGGCCGCCTTGGCCCGGGTGCTGTTCGCAGACTAG
- a CDS encoding LysM peptidoglycan-binding domain-containing protein, with product MRSAPPPAAQPQVDTAQAATDVPGQEEVLAEVARLVVLARQQLRVGLLDEARESWDRAIARLAPLATRDPALTGRLRAIEAEADKMLEVAASREQRYAATAEKSAQRLEGLLDAPEPALDPSHLAEVEGAAEAVTPDYPVEVNDRVLAWLEVYRKGGKLGKWFESSLRRSGRYEQRFREIFAEEGIPQDLIYLAHVESGFKTSAYSRARARGIFQFIASTGRRYGLRVDWWIDERAEPEKSCRAAATYLRDLYAEFGDWYLALAAYNGGEGRVRRTIRRAKTRDFWAMARRRFFRRETRNYVPAILAATLISKDPARFGYTDLVKDEPLAWETVRVPAQADLEVLARAAGTEARILRELNPALRRGQTPPKYPDYELKVPPGHAAGFAEKLAAIPRDQWIVKQLHRVRRGDTLSTLARRYGTSVRAIQLANGMGRRTLLSIGRVLEIPRGPAPSRSSSRQMRADADGRYTVRRGDTLAQIARRFGVTVAHLQQWNGLGRSTRIYAGQSLRVSGSRSAAASVEPASTSGRIHVVRRGDTLWDISRRYGVSLSALMRANGLGRRSVLSPGQRLRLPPAPVQAAAARKAGNTGGGTGRVHVVRRGESLYRIAHRYGVSVDTLCRLNNIRPDQTIHPGDRLTVQ from the coding sequence ATGCGCTCGGCGCCCCCGCCGGCGGCCCAGCCGCAGGTCGACACGGCGCAGGCCGCCACCGATGTCCCGGGGCAGGAGGAAGTCCTGGCGGAGGTTGCGCGCCTGGTGGTGCTGGCCCGCCAGCAACTGCGAGTGGGGCTGCTGGACGAGGCCCGGGAGAGCTGGGACCGGGCCATCGCCCGGCTCGCGCCCCTGGCGACCCGAGACCCGGCCCTGACCGGGCGCCTGCGGGCCATCGAGGCCGAAGCCGACAAGATGCTCGAGGTGGCCGCTTCCCGGGAGCAGCGCTACGCGGCGACCGCCGAGAAGAGCGCCCAGCGCCTCGAGGGGTTGCTCGATGCTCCCGAGCCCGCCCTCGATCCTTCCCACCTGGCGGAGGTGGAGGGCGCTGCCGAGGCGGTGACTCCGGACTATCCGGTCGAGGTCAACGACCGGGTCCTGGCCTGGCTCGAGGTCTACCGGAAGGGGGGCAAGCTCGGCAAGTGGTTCGAGTCGAGCCTGCGCCGCTCGGGTCGGTACGAGCAGCGCTTCCGGGAAATCTTCGCTGAGGAGGGCATTCCCCAGGATCTGATCTACCTGGCTCACGTGGAGAGCGGCTTCAAGACTTCCGCCTACTCCCGCGCCCGCGCCCGGGGCATTTTCCAGTTCATCGCCTCCACCGGCCGGCGCTACGGCCTGCGGGTGGACTGGTGGATCGACGAGCGGGCCGAGCCGGAGAAGTCCTGTCGGGCTGCCGCCACCTACCTGCGGGATCTCTACGCGGAGTTCGGCGACTGGTACCTGGCCCTCGCCGCCTACAACGGTGGAGAGGGCCGCGTCCGGAGGACCATCCGGCGCGCCAAGACCCGCGATTTCTGGGCCATGGCCCGGCGCCGCTTCTTCCGCCGGGAGACCCGCAACTACGTTCCGGCGATCCTGGCGGCGACGCTGATTTCGAAGGATCCCGCCCGCTTCGGCTACACCGACCTGGTCAAGGACGAACCCCTGGCCTGGGAGACGGTCCGTGTGCCCGCTCAGGCCGACCTGGAGGTCCTCGCCCGGGCCGCCGGCACCGAGGCCCGCATCCTGCGGGAACTCAATCCGGCCCTGCGCCGCGGCCAGACGCCGCCCAAGTACCCCGACTACGAACTCAAGGTCCCCCCGGGGCACGCGGCGGGTTTTGCCGAGAAGCTGGCGGCGATTCCGCGTGACCAGTGGATCGTCAAGCAGCTTCACCGGGTGCGCCGGGGAGACACCCTCTCGACCCTGGCCCGGCGCTACGGTACCAGCGTGCGCGCGATCCAACTGGCCAACGGCATGGGCCGGCGCACCCTGCTGTCGATCGGTCGCGTGCTGGAAATTCCCCGCGGTCCGGCCCCTTCGAGGTCTTCTTCGCGGCAGATGAGGGCCGACGCCGACGGTCGCTACACGGTGCGTCGGGGGGATACCCTGGCCCAGATCGCCCGTCGTTTCGGAGTGACCGTCGCCCACCTCCAGCAGTGGAACGGCCTGGGGCGATCGACGCGCATCTACGCCGGCCAGAGTCTGCGGGTTTCCGGCTCCCGGTCCGCTGCCGCGTCTGTCGAGCCCGCGTCGACCTCGGGACGCATTCACGTGGTCCGTCGGGGCGATACGCTGTGGGACATTTCCAGGCGCTACGGGGTCAGCCTCTCGGCGTTGATGCGGGCCAACGGTCTCGGGCGTCGGTCGGTGCTCTCGCCCGGCCAGCGCCTGCGCCTCCCCCCGGCGCCCGTCCAGGCGGCCGCGGCGCGGAAAGCCGGGAACACGGGGGGGGGCACGGGCCGGGTGCACGTGGTGCGGCGGGGGGAATCCCTCTATCGCATCGCCCACCGCTACGGCGTGAGCGTGGACACCCTCTGCCGGCTGAACAACATACGGCCGGACCAGACGATCCATCCCGGCGACCGCCTGACGGTTCAGTAA
- a CDS encoding alpha/beta hydrolase yields MFRRLFGVVPALLSLSRTRRVRESDLLLPPSPPLPPLAEAVTRRNVELPLPGGAAGRALRGWYLERPGNLRTLIYFPGNQESLLRIAWRLHWMADNLDVNVLAFDYRGYGFSDGRATLGTIAYDGAVIYDHLEEVQPEGAGLPVIYGRSIGSLAAIETAVSRPVAGLILEGAPSAASDVIPSWRKMAPWYLRWLLRVRPDPALAARRPQPIDRIGDLRAPLLALHAGEDRIVPPVFGRRLFDAAGSKDKRWCPVPGATHNSLRIDRDPALGCLREFLQR; encoded by the coding sequence GTGTTCCGCAGGCTGTTCGGAGTCGTGCCGGCCCTGCTCTCGCTCTCCCGCACCCGCAGGGTGCGGGAAAGCGACCTGCTCCTGCCTCCGAGCCCGCCTCTCCCCCCGCTGGCCGAGGCCGTCACGCGGCGCAACGTGGAGTTACCCCTGCCGGGAGGCGCCGCAGGCCGGGCCCTGCGTGGATGGTACCTCGAGCGTCCGGGCAACCTGCGCACGCTGATCTACTTTCCCGGCAACCAGGAGAGTCTTCTGCGCATCGCCTGGCGCCTGCACTGGATGGCCGACAACCTGGACGTCAACGTGCTGGCCTTCGACTACCGGGGGTATGGATTCAGTGACGGCAGGGCCACCCTGGGGACGATCGCCTACGATGGCGCCGTCATCTACGACCACCTGGAAGAAGTCCAGCCGGAAGGCGCCGGGCTTCCGGTGATCTACGGTCGCTCCATTGGGTCGCTGGCAGCTATCGAGACCGCCGTCTCCCGCCCGGTGGCGGGGCTGATTCTCGAAGGAGCGCCCAGCGCCGCCTCCGATGTGATTCCCTCCTGGCGGAAGATGGCGCCCTGGTACTTGCGCTGGCTGCTGCGCGTTCGCCCGGACCCTGCCCTGGCCGCGCGGCGCCCCCAGCCCATCGATCGCATTGGCGATCTTCGCGCCCCGCTGCTGGCCCTGCACGCCGGCGAAGATCGCATCGTGCCTCCGGTGTTCGGCCGTCGTCTCTTCGACGCGGCCGGCTCGAAAGACAAGCGCTGGTGCCCGGTTCCCGGGGCTACCCACAACTCCCTGCGGATCGATCGCGATCCGGCGCTGGGTTGCCTGAGGGAGTTCCTGCAGCGCTGA
- a CDS encoding M20/M25/M40 family metallo-hydrolase, which produces MNDAPFNLSIDDRRLAERSRAHLERVVAIDSQSDENSASIPSTPGQKELADFVGEFFERQGARVERDDYANVIATIEGRGVGAAKPPVAMMVHLDTSKGTANPPRLEMIEAWDGSRIPFPANDRLWVDVETYPATREYLGHDILFGPGTAPVGLDDKLGLAHLMSLVEVLAEHPDLPHPPLVLIGRPDEEIGRHAAVESLSRLLAERGVTFGFTIDGFLPYEANVANFNASQAGVTFPPTALPGAPVTGRLIPVTIHGVTTHGCTAREEGYRSATRLGTEVLTRLEDAGLVPAKVAPVSFVTSDERECNAELGFLVADAEAEAALSAALEAVVTPHQRRGASWSVSPARPAPASVDGATLQMLHFVGDFIASDPGFVLLSEDSSDDEGYSNPYRALPLDTGGLRLDVRLRDFSEEGLRRREEHVSRLAAERSLDCTVTQQYVNMAPRMKDHPYLVDLPRRAAALVGAEVRVRPIRGGTGVDPFLDQGIPIANLGTGYFALESEKEFTSMQYLAGHCRWLAALLQVIATS; this is translated from the coding sequence ATGAACGACGCCCCCTTCAACCTTTCCATCGACGACCGGCGCCTGGCCGAGCGTTCCCGTGCCCACCTCGAGCGCGTCGTCGCCATCGACAGCCAGAGCGACGAGAATTCCGCGAGCATCCCCAGTACTCCCGGCCAGAAGGAGCTGGCGGACTTCGTCGGTGAGTTCTTCGAGCGCCAGGGGGCCCGGGTGGAGCGAGACGATTACGCCAACGTGATCGCCACCATCGAGGGTCGGGGAGTCGGTGCGGCGAAACCGCCGGTGGCGATGATGGTCCACCTCGACACATCCAAAGGGACCGCCAACCCACCCCGACTCGAGATGATCGAGGCCTGGGATGGCTCGCGCATTCCCTTCCCCGCCAACGACCGCCTGTGGGTCGACGTGGAGACCTATCCCGCGACCCGGGAGTACCTGGGCCACGATATCCTCTTCGGACCCGGCACGGCTCCGGTGGGCCTCGACGACAAGCTGGGCCTGGCTCACCTGATGAGCCTGGTGGAGGTGCTCGCCGAGCATCCCGACCTGCCCCATCCGCCCCTGGTGCTGATCGGCCGGCCCGACGAGGAGATCGGTCGTCACGCTGCGGTGGAGAGTCTCTCCAGGCTGCTGGCCGAGCGGGGAGTGACCTTCGGCTTCACCATCGACGGCTTCCTGCCCTACGAGGCCAACGTCGCCAATTTCAACGCATCCCAGGCCGGCGTGACGTTCCCTCCCACCGCCCTGCCCGGCGCCCCCGTCACAGGCCGGCTGATTCCCGTGACGATCCACGGCGTGACGACCCACGGCTGCACCGCGCGGGAAGAAGGCTATCGCTCGGCGACCCGCCTGGGCACCGAAGTGCTCACCCGCCTCGAAGACGCCGGCCTGGTACCCGCCAAGGTGGCTCCGGTGAGTTTCGTCACCAGCGACGAACGGGAATGCAACGCTGAACTCGGCTTCCTCGTGGCCGACGCCGAGGCCGAAGCCGCGCTGTCCGCCGCCCTGGAGGCCGTTGTCACGCCACACCAGCGGCGCGGGGCAAGCTGGTCGGTGAGTCCGGCCCGGCCGGCTCCCGCCAGCGTCGATGGCGCCACCCTGCAGATGCTCCATTTCGTGGGCGATTTCATCGCCTCCGACCCCGGCTTCGTGCTGCTTTCCGAAGACTCTTCCGACGACGAGGGGTACTCGAATCCTTACCGCGCCTTGCCCCTGGACACCGGCGGCCTGCGTCTCGACGTGCGCCTGCGCGACTTCAGCGAAGAGGGATTGCGCCGGCGCGAAGAGCATGTCTCCCGCCTCGCCGCCGAGCGCAGCCTGGACTGTACCGTCACACAGCAGTACGTGAACATGGCCCCGCGCATGAAGGACCATCCCTACCTGGTCGACCTGCCCCGCCGCGCGGCGGCGCTGGTGGGCGCCGAGGTGCGGGTGCGACCGATTCGGGGCGGCACGGGAGTCGATCCCTTCCTCGACCAGGGTATTCCCATCGCCAACCTGGGCACCGGTTACTTCGCCCTGGAAAGCGAGAAAGAGTTCACCTCGATGCAGTACCTGGCCGGACATTGCCGCTGGCTCGCCGCCCTGTTGCAAGTCATCGCCACGAGCTGA
- a CDS encoding NAD(P)-dependent oxidoreductase has translation MRVGFVGQADYFSPEDRLLPVRAASSLNLEVVEVEAETGDADARVAVIHSRVAANAAFFERWPRLEVLITTTSGWDHVDLAAAAGRGVRVARCPLARRDAVVETSLALGLSLLRGVEWLSRRARDGAWARGEIARRTPTLARGTRIGVVGCGVIGRRAVECWRLLGAEVSICDPALSGGRPLEEIARSCSLLTLHCSLTPASRGMIDERVLELMAPGSVLINTARGALVDLEALRRAEHLGGIGLDVFPTEPYPELQSWAERENVIVLPHAAGCWKGLARAVAEEVGATLASWIHKRQLPYEVTAPTAPGP, from the coding sequence GTGCGCGTAGGATTCGTAGGCCAGGCCGACTATTTCTCCCCCGAGGACAGGCTGCTGCCCGTGCGGGCGGCGTCATCGCTGAACCTGGAAGTGGTCGAGGTCGAGGCGGAGACAGGAGACGCCGACGCCCGGGTGGCGGTGATCCACTCCCGGGTGGCGGCAAATGCGGCCTTCTTCGAACGCTGGCCCCGACTCGAAGTGCTGATCACCACCACTTCCGGCTGGGATCACGTGGACCTGGCGGCGGCCGCCGGGCGGGGGGTGCGGGTGGCCCGCTGTCCGCTGGCCCGCCGGGACGCGGTGGTGGAGACCAGCCTGGCCCTGGGGCTGAGCCTGCTGCGCGGCGTGGAGTGGCTCTCGCGGCGTGCCCGCGACGGCGCGTGGGCGCGCGGCGAAATCGCCCGCCGGACGCCGACCCTGGCCCGGGGAACGCGGATCGGCGTGGTGGGCTGCGGGGTGATCGGCCGCCGGGCGGTGGAATGCTGGCGGCTTCTGGGGGCCGAGGTGTCGATCTGCGACCCGGCCCTGTCCGGCGGCCGGCCCCTCGAGGAGATCGCGCGAAGCTGCTCGCTGCTGACCCTCCACTGCTCACTGACTCCGGCTTCGCGGGGCATGATCGACGAGCGGGTGCTGGAGCTGATGGCCCCGGGCAGTGTGCTGATCAACACCGCCCGGGGGGCGCTCGTCGATCTCGAGGCCCTGAGGCGGGCCGAGCACCTGGGTGGCATCGGACTCGATGTCTTCCCCACCGAACCCTACCCGGAACTCCAGAGTTGGGCCGAGCGCGAGAACGTGATCGTCCTGCCCCATGCCGCCGGCTGCTGGAAGGGTCTGGCGCGGGCGGTGGCCGAGGAGGTAGGTGCGACCCTCGCGAGTTGGATCCACAAGCGCCAGTTGCCTTACGAGGTGACGGCGCCGACGGCCCCCGGGCCCTGA
- a CDS encoding BON domain-containing protein, whose translation MRRYNAASCLVLAVALGLAGIALPATGCIWIAVGAGGGAVAGAAAADKDRDARDVVTDAALVARVKAALAADREVSALRVKVHAHLGVITLRGYVRSKKEMRRAVKVARRVRGVEKVKAEMVIDRRLEVEDGG comes from the coding sequence GTGCGTCGATACAACGCTGCTTCCTGTCTCGTGCTCGCTGTGGCCCTCGGGCTGGCCGGCATAGCCCTGCCGGCGACGGGTTGCATCTGGATCGCCGTGGGTGCCGGCGGCGGCGCGGTGGCCGGCGCCGCCGCAGCCGACAAGGACCGGGATGCCAGAGATGTGGTCACTGATGCGGCACTGGTGGCCCGGGTGAAGGCCGCCCTCGCGGCCGACCGCGAGGTCTCCGCCCTGCGGGTCAAGGTCCATGCCCACCTGGGCGTCATCACCCTGCGCGGCTACGTCCGCTCGAAGAAGGAGATGCGGCGGGCGGTGAAGGTGGCCCGTCGCGTGCGGGGCGTCGAGAAGGTCAAGGCCGAGATGGTCATCGACCGCCGCCTCGAGGTCGAGGACGGCGGGTAG